The Lepeophtheirus salmonis chromosome 13, UVic_Lsal_1.4, whole genome shotgun sequence genome segment gaaGTCCAACAGGTTGGCATCTAGTGAGtaggaggccacattttctttggccagaaaggaaagttgtcctccaactacttttgggcctttttggacgtgtgtgcaggcgcaccatcctgctgaaacaccacgttcatgtccGGGTAGTTGTACTGGACCCACCGTAACAACTTCTCCTCCGATGGTTTCTTACAAGCGTTCAAAAGTGCCCGGACTAAAATTCGTCGGTCACGTTTAGATTGCATTTTGTCAGCTTTTACGATACTTAGGGgatcttgtttttttcaattttttttgtttatttttaatatttgaccgGATATTTTTTACGTCTTTCACAAAAAACTggatttatgtagaaaaaacgaagtgtaaagattttttgccGCACGCTATGAATATCACCTTCCTCGACTGTGACTCTTTGAGTTTtgttgttatactctatgacgtcaaatctgtctgtcttgtccagcagtcggtatggtacatcaaattgaaaattatagcaaaccAGACtacatgatggtataacctcttatttctattaaccttagtaTGTAcaagcaaaaaattatttgggagAAAACAAATGCTGGTGTATCGTCCCAAGAACACCATTCCCAACGCTAAGCGTGGTGGTGGAAACATTATGCTGTTCGAGTGTATTTTGAGGAtgttaaaaaatccaaaaatcaatatggtaatacggataattagaaaaatattttggagacgaacagcttagctgtcattacacTTCATTAGATCGGCTAAAATAAAGAGTGACAAGGAAGGAGgagaaaatagaaataaacaaggatatgttaaataataatgaaaacagttgaggaatagaaaattcattcttccgaagaaacgggccagctaaaaaatacactcgaTTTACATAACTAGACTTTGTCGTATCGAAGGGAAATCTTATACGACAGCCTCCTTCCCCAGGATAGTTACAAAAATGGGTATTAGAGCACGAATATCACATTAAGGTCATAGAGTGGGCCAGACAGTCTCCGGGCCTCAatcccataaaatatatttatgacatatttacACAATCGACAAGGGATCAAATATCTATTTGTTTCAATACACATATTACTGTCCCTGTTTTAGGGTTAATATCCCCCCTCCCTCTCCACAAAGGCCTTTTCTGCTGAAGACAATCAAAAATAGAGCTGTGGCGACTCAAACAATTATCGACTCGGCTCAAATGGTGGGTAGATTTTAACGTTCGACAAAACCCAAGtcgacttcatattttattaagtttccTTAGTGATTTTGATCAGTTGTAGGCCTCATGAAATGATGTTTTGAGTTTCGTGGTGCAGGTGTTTCTCCGTGATTTTTTACTCTCTGATGAGACAGAATATGCATATATCACGTTTTTTTGTAAGGGATTGTACGATCTCGTAGCTACTCAATAATATTAGCTCATTACTACTCagaaagcaaaacaaaaattggGGCAGTTAACATGCGTTTGTataacctttattgtataacgcAACCTTCCATGTGaaaagagaatgaaaaaatgcccaaaattaaTTGGTAGTAGTCCATTCTTCCCaagcatataattattatacaataattgttGATAACTAATTGTTCACAGCCTAAAAATAGCTCATTCTAACTCATCTAATCAACGTTTAGAATtttgattaggagaaaagaagcagaaacatcgacagctgacagcaAAATAGGGGCGTCCCAGGGGgtaattttatttcccaaagatttaatttttagtgaaaagctgtgtatttttgaaattatttattcagaaaatatggtgcttgaaatttaatttttgatttttttttccaaaaatttttttacttgaaatttaatttttgaactttttccccaaaatatttaattttgtgtgaatagctgtggatttaaaaaaacccaaaaacccaaaaaaatatatatacaatccaACAGACGGAATACatagtaaatttttgtgttagtgagataaTGTCCAGGTTTAcctacttaattattatttttttcctttcatagaTTATCAACTCCTTCAATACTCGACTCAAATCGACACAgcactaacaaataaaaattaagaatactGATTTTGGCAAAGTTTAAGGTCATTTATGTCatgataaatatgataatatgataaatatgactaaaaataagatttttagtTTGAAATACACTATTTTTACTAAGGGTCTTGTACCACGTCTCAAATATGACTATACAATgagttcaaaattgtttttaatcatttaagtaaaataaaatgtgcTCAATAATTGCATTGCTCCGGTACGGCTAAATTGTATTCCTCGTGTCTTCCTTTTATCAATTATGATTCATAGGTAgagatgaaaatcgtgtgtattttgggcatgtttaaaaCAAGCGAAAATCAACAGGgaagaatgtttcggaggagatCAGCTAGAATCAGCTCTGACAATagaggagaggaagaaggaaataaacaagtatattggcaggaattactcaaatgtcgatcctcaattctactctgagtccaacaaggacttacaattatatctccgcaacaaatcttcaatgtTACTCTTCGTATTTTATGGAAACacataaatgttcaatcaggtttttgaatataattgaatctatttaagaaatgaagttcacaattcagaaataaaataattataacaacttctaaggaaaagaaaatgcattcttccgtttaccaattccaaaaaaacggtccagctaaaaaaatacacacgactTACATCTATTGATGGATCGggctaaaaaaacaactaaaaagactgcagtcccatcagtccggtcctaataacatttgtcagtcctaggaccggtccttatcggtcttttgtaGAAACTACAATAGCATAAAATACATAGTTAGTACTTACTACTTCTCTTGTGTCGCTGAAGTTACATCATagttcataacctctttcaaagagacaaaatacCTGTAGGAGATGTGAGACTAGAACATATATTACTATGTTCTATTTAGCATTCATTaatttcttagttcttatattcttccATCCTAGcaaggagtgaagaaaataaaaagataggactgaaagaccgatatatcagtccttaggaccaTTGAATGGTAAAACAGATCAgactgataaaaataaagactgaaaGGGACGCAGGGAAAAGACTGATAAGGCGATCTGTCTTAGtactgatccaacactacatGCATCACAATTCATACGTTATGAGGACTCTAGTAGTTTCGTagttttaatatgatttaatgaaCTTATATATACCAGCTCGTAGATCTTCTTCTTGAAGACCTACGAGAGAAAATAAAATCCGTTCTTTACCAACACTCAACCTGAGCATAGCGTTTTAATTATCCTTACCCTTTCCAAACACGCTATTACGTTCAGTAtcagtattaattattatccttatcttaagttttgttcaagattgtttttatgttttatgtcatttgtattttttgacgaattatcgtcagtttctatatacaaattattctttttaatcctTTGGATGTGTCCCGAATTGCACTTGAAAGGAGCCAAAATCGAtcctcacaataaaaaaattatgtttagtaAACCATATTTggtccaatataagtctcttaattcaaattaaggttctaaactatagagTAAACTCTTGTATATCATAATTTCCCCAGAAATCTGACAACAACGTCACTATAATTGacacaaatacatttatgatttattaagtaaaacaatatattgggattttgttcatttgttaatttttgtacatgcggtatttatgttgacgcatgtcatttgaaataaactaataatttaggttaagaaaatataaacacttttgaAATACTGTTTATTCTTcgaaaatagtaattaattctACTTAGGCCtactatttttcaaaaggtAAGAAgcgtattttttcataaaaattatgaaatttaaaaacttcaacTATGTCAATGTACGTAACAGTGATCAGTGTGGCTCAAATggtatatttcttcattttttatgtagaaaaacatACTTAATTCATTCAAGGGGTCTAAAAGGTGCTCAATAATGACTTGCATTTTCCTTGTTTGATCAAACAAAGCATAGCAAAATATAACTCTAGTTGAAGTGAGTGTTGTTGATCTACTGATAAACCTAAATATATCCTAAAAAGTAGCTTCGTGTCAGTCCTGATTTATTTGGTCCAATCTTAGAACCGGTCCTTCAGAGAGTCGGTCGTTCGtgctgtcagtactagaacaggttttttttaaattttaagaataaataaagtgacATTAAAAGGACCaaacattataagtttttaggactgatacgCATAACTGAACTTTACCAGATAGATAGTGAAATGGATTGGACAGTAGTCttaagtcctaaataaggactgacactactaaaaaaacaactatgaaCTAATAGCCTCATATTTGGACGGTGTAAGAGTTTtacaaatgttatattttgacccaaaaatccctttcccccccccccttcaaattaaaatggcttCAAACATGGGTAGTCAGTTTTTGGATGGTCCACAGCAGAAAAGATCTTTATTCAAGGGGAAAAACTAAGCTCATTGAAACACTCTCATGGGGGGATTAGTAACGGACTTCACTGGAGGAAACGTGTTATTGAATTCGTTAGAATTCATATCATATGTTGAAGATTTGTTAGTATACAAAACACAGGGGAGGTTAGTCGATTTAGtaggtattatatattattattattgggtCATGTATCCGTATTCGTCGGACAAAAATCCATAAAGGCTCATAGCTAATCTTCTTACCTATTAATGGTGatgtataataatgtatatggTCGTATATGAAGGGTTTAATTAATGAGAAGAGACGCTGTGAATGACTTGGAACCTTGTAGATGGAGACCacatatcattaattattaagttttttggggaaaaattgatGCGAAACTTTTATAAGTCAGtcaaataaagtaaagaaaCTACTGCTTGTAAATGGCTAGAAGGTGCACTATTATTACGAAGGAGTAAGGAAGAGAACTAAATTAGAGGGAgctgaataaattaaattgatgtgTAGCTGTCTTCAGCAGCATTTCTCGATATCAAGAGCCAAGCCATAAGGAAAGTAATTCTACGCATgagaagaaacagaaaagatagaaacaaagagataAAGAGAGAACGTAACTACTACTAGCTAAgctaaaagaagaaaagagaagaaaaaactaaagTTGGAGAAAAGGAGACAAAGAGAcgaagaaacagagagagaaCATTAATGGATTTACAGGGAGTCTTTGCATAACGAAGTTatgcaaaaaatcaaaattccgtATCAAATACGGAATCTGCGATAAACAAGGGGGAATATTTTAGTCCTAACATCCCTTGGGATATGCATTTAGtagagagaattttttttagaaattggaTAAATAACACTACATATGAGTGAACTTGACGCTATGCGAGGACCCCCTGTGcgtacaatattattttaaaacttccaGCTCATTGAACTTTTAAAGACTGCTGTTCAATGTCAGTCAGCAATCATTTTTGTCTaatctttaatatatctaaTCATAATAAATGGTATTATGGACATAATAGATTTTGAACCAAATAAGAATGCCCGATTTTAGcagattttaattcaaattattactaaatacaGGTGATTGTGAGTGCAAAACTGggtttttatgatatattattagatattatcTAGTATAATGGTTGCTAAAAAGGATATTGAATGAACCagataatattatgattatgaCTTAAAATGAAATGTTTCGTCCCAAACGACTAAATAGTAGTAttattagagatgtgaaaatggtCGAAAGCCTCTACAGAATACAAACTCCCAAGATATTATACTCTAATTAACCATTTCTAAAGGTATAGCGAGCAAGGATCACTATAGTCTTGATATCAAACAAAGTTGCCAACGATATCtacatttctttttgatttacatttaCGACTCGAGGATTTGGACCATTTAAGCGTAGTAGTGAATGAATCCAAAAAAGAGgcctttaatattataatgaatgcAGTTGAAAAAGGAGTGAAAAGGCTGATTTCTCTTTCTTTAAGGGGGAGGTGTAAGCTGTTGGAGTGGTGCGTGCGCCTAGCTGCTCCAGCCTCCGAGCTAGCAGAGCAGAGGAAGAAACTCgtgaaagagagagaaagagaaagaaGGAGGTGTAGGTGGGGAGAGGGAGGGGGAAGGAGGaagagagagggagagagaggGAGGGAATGATACAAGAGGAAGAAAGACTGGAGCTAAGCAGAAGAATTGGAAGGTGGAAGCTAAGGAAGAGAGGGAGTAAATCAATCCGCTGGATTCCCCATCTCTACTGCTCACGAATTTTGCATTATAGATTAGGATGATTGGGGGACTTTTCATCTACAATCACAAAGGAGAGGTCCTCATATCCCGTGTCTACCGTGATGACATCGGGCGAAATGCCGTGGACGCTTTCCGTGTGCATGTGATCCACGCTCGGCAGCAAGTGCGTTCCCCTGTGACCAACATAGCCCGCACCTCCTTTTTCCACATCAAGAAGTCCAACATTTGGCTGGCGGCCGTGACGAAGCAGAACGTGAACGCGGGAATGGTGTTTGAGTTCCTCCTGAAAATGTGTGTGGTGATGGAAGCGTATTTCGGAAAGATCTCAGaggaaaatgtcaaaaacaaCTTTGTTCTCATCTACGAGCTTCTGGATGAACTCCTGGATTTTGGATATCCTCAAAACACGGATACTGGGATTCTCAAAACATACATCACTCAGCAGGGCATCAAATCCGGGTCCAAGGAGGAGCAGGCGGCCATCACTTCTCAAGTCACGGGCCAAATTGGATGGCGTCGTGAAGGGATTAAATATCGGAGAAATGAATTGTTTCTGGATGTGCTAGAGTATGTGAACCTCTTAATGTCGCCGCAGGGGCAAGTTCTCTCCGCTCACGTTGCGGGGAAAGTCATGATGAAGTCTTATTTGAGTGGGATGCCGGAATGCAAATTTGGAATCAATGATAAAATCACTTTAGAGACGAAAGGAAAAGATACCAATAGCTCTACTAAGAGCACCATTGCTATTGACGACTGCCAATTTCATCAATGCGTCAAGTTAAGCAAATTTGAGACAGAACATGCCATTTCCTTTATTCCACCAGATGGAGAGTATGAATTAATGCGCTACCGAACAACCAAGGATATTTCCTTACCCTTCCGAGTGATTCCCATTGTGCGAGAAGTAGCAAGAACGAAACTAGAGGTCAAAGTCGTTCTCAAATCTAATTTCAAACCCTCTCTTCTTGCTCAGAAAATTGAAGTCCGTATCCCAACTCCTTTAAATACATCAGGGGTACATCTATTGTGCATGAAGGGTAAAGCAAAGTATAAGGCTTCTGAGAATGCCATCGTATGGAAAATTAAGAGGATGAATGGACTTAAAGAATCTCAAATCTCGGCAGAGATTGAGCTTCTACAAACTGATAGCAAGAAGAAATGGACACGGCCTCCAATATCTATGAATTTCGAAGTTCCATTTGCTCCCTCTGGATTTAAAGTTAGATATTTGAAAGTGTTTGAACCTAAACTCAATTACTCTGATCATGATGTTATTAAATGGGTTCGATACATTGGAAGATCTGGTCTCTATGAAACTCGTTGTTAGAAATGAATAATATGTATGAGAGctaatttgaaacttttagtgaatcattattatataattaattacttactattattacaatacaagtctactcaatttttattttacgattgtaataatatttgttttctgttCATTCCAATCAATATGATCaatatgtcatttaaaaaatatatatctattcaaGGCGGTTTAATAAACAAACGCTCACCCTTAATGTCGAGTTATtccatcaattattttttttagatttactctattcttacaaaatgttatcaaaattaCTGTTTTTCTTACTTACTGGatcagttttaattttgttacattttgtgTTCCATCTTTAGTCTCGTTTTTATTTCCCCAAGAAAGGAAATGATAAGTTTTATTCAGagggaacattaaaaaaaatcgtcatttaaaaaatatatagctaaagaaattaacatttaaaatctCATAAAGGGAAGTTCAGTGTGAAAATAAGGAGGCAGTCCCATAATAACCCCAAGAACCATATGCTTTggtaagttgatttttttggagggcatgcaaattttgattaaatatttgagaaaacaTTTTCTTGACGTCATTTTTTAAGTGAAAACATACCCCAAATATATCATGAATATTAATAGTTTCCTCATGATTGGAGGGGGGATTGTCTTCTCATCTCCTATGCAAAGGACGGATATTCCAAATTCTTGGAGGGACCAGGTCTGTAATTATAACTTTCCGTCGCCTGTAGACTAGCTTTGAGATGCGGTTTTTATcccttgaaatttaaaatgactttgtatttatcaaaactCCAAATAGTAATTagttacttttttaaacaatttattattaccCTGAGTAatcccatttaaaaataaaagatcattAAGCACAAACATTTAGAATGCAGTTAAAACTAGAATGAACACTCGGTAAAGCGCAAACCTCCACCTATGATCATTTTAactaaattggattttttttcctttatgaagcatctttattaaacctcCATAATAATACCAATTGGAGGTCTGTGTCTCAATGTGTcacaaagttatggtcgattatgcatttttaattaacctCTTGTGTGACCTTGCTctttacctctcaaaatttaatggcctcttgctgtgactatatataatcttcgtaccaaatTAGATCAAAATTTATCTGAAACTTTTGCGGTAATCCTGTTGACTAACAAACATAGGGAATAACATAATCTCCAATCAACTTCGTTGTGGAGGTCATTCTACAGTTTTAGTacagtaattttattattatgtttatatttcagtGGGGAAGGGGGgagaacaaacatttttttgacagGAATGTCCCCCCGTAGTTATGGGccagtaaaataaaaagtaatattttttttattcatccaaaGTTGGATATTTAACCTacaatagttattaatatatacattaataacttttcaattcAGTAATTACCCAAGtacagtaataaaaaaagttataaaaaaacagaaatttcagaattactaattcaatagtatatcatagtatatataaagtatgttCGAACACACTTTCtattaatataacttaattcAAAGTAAAAACGTACTTTAAGTATGAAAATTCGTATTCAATTTAATTCCGAATATAATATTACctaattattattcctttcaGAATACTGACTTCAGAAAGAATAATGAAACTACTCAGATAATTTTGGAGTGATTGGATCTCAATTTTGCTCCACTTTCTCTTGAGAACCCTTTTTAAGTactaaatacttttgaaaaaaatattaagtctaAGTTTACAGGAGGGGAACTTCCTGTTGTAGTGTATTTAGCAAACTAATACATAggtaatttatcaattataaatgttgtgtacaagttacaaggaaaaaatgagatgaacaaTTTTAAACGAAGGATTTATAGTATTTGGGATGAAAAACAGGgacaaattgaatattctatggatGATCCATCTATTGATGCtgtaatttttgtctatttttataaaaatgactaaaatataagtattctgtggcataCTTTAGAGTTTAAATACACacagttatattattcataaatacatagtaaTTAGACTGACCAATgttttagttaaataatacattttaagacgaagggattgcaacttgtacaaatttcTTACACAAGTTGCAAgttgtacataacatatataatatgtcgtaaattgtacaagttgctatccaaaaaatgagataataatTTAGGACATATAAGATTAGGATAATACTATAATTGGAAGGTCGATGTAGTAATTGTGCCatgtttgattttattattaattgaccGGAAGTGTGGAGTTAAAACTCTAGATTCGATTCGGACttaagtccatattttgaaacatgCGATTCGCTTTGATTTCACATTGGAGACTTGACTTGAACTCAATAcctatttaatacttaaataaagaagagTCTAAACACTACTATAGaaccttatattataattatagactcaaaagaaatataagatCTCGATGAAAAGTAATAAGAACATGAGGCTCGACAATGAATTTCAGCATAAGGGCTTTACCCACCTCTGCCAATTGATAAGTACATCATATTCCATGGcactttataaaagtaaaatgcCCAGAGTAATACAATTAGCactcgtaaatacataataaatccgtaattaaaattataaaaatgaaatgatagcaaCAAttgataatacataataatcaaaatgaCTCATGTCGTCATTACTCTAATTTGATTAATCgatgttttgtacaagttacaacttgcacaaataatatatattagacatTTTTCATCCAGTATAATATGTAAACggataattttgttcaaattttccGAGGTGGTAACTGACTTAATAATATATCAGTtactttgattttgtattttggcTATGTCTGTGGTACACACTTTCAATGCTATAGAATCAATCTCTGGGAAGCTACAATTAAAATAAGGACATAATATCCTGATTTTTGTAGGGTTTGAAAAACGTCGATAATAAAACTTGAAGCAGGCATAGCCAAGGTCCAATGgcaaaatcaaagtatttagtaattttatacttgaaaaaatGTGAATATCAGTTTGCATACGTTAAAAATAACAAGTCAAATTCGAAGAGGTCTAATGATCTGTTCTGTACAAGTTGTTACTTGTAtgataaaattgtacaagttgcaacaaaaaatgatataaatacttttaaatgatGGATTTACAATATTTGGGATAGGGATAgtgtaataattgaatattcaatggATGATTGATACATTATTGGTCtagtttttgactattttaatacaaatgacaaaatatgattattataaagttcaaaggTCCAGTCAtaatactcataaatacataataaccatgaaattttaatggataaaaatgaaattatagtattaattagtTGTTGGTTACTAGAAGGATCAATGTTGTAATTGAATAATGCATGTTAAGACGaataaattgaaacttgtacaatttgcttatacaagttgcaacttgtacatacatGACAACATTACAAATTATACCaaacacatatacatataaatgtagcATCGCTTCACATCTAATATCGATACAGATATCAATATTTCTCCCTATAAGTATAGAGGGTTTTCACTGgacgtcagcattgttaatGTAGGCTATTTTGAGAGCATAAACAGCCAAGttttacataaatgaaaaaaccattttttcattcatattaaaaaaaatagggtgaactattggatgtcaaaataggaccaacaaatataaatttgatggCTTGTTTTACTTCATATCTGACCctcaaatctattaaaatatgttattacatcgttatacaatctaaattccatattgtagataaaaaataactattaaaatggaaataataagatatttttctctacttATCCTATTTACTTGTCAATAATCGAtccaaaaattgtacaaatctagccatttttagtacatattactttcatttaattcaaatataactgtCTATAATTGGcataaagtattattcaatgcaactgtttagtattttttttattcttctggATTTAAAGTTAGATATTTGAAAgtaagatttattaaaaatttgtcaattttatttcgtaaaaaaatcaacttagaGACCACAAAATGGCGTTTCCTGAACGttgtaaaaacaaagaaacaagattgataataattttttttttaccattaattACAATGTGATCAATAGACAcctttaataaaacaaatcaatttaaatcaaCACTTAAAAATCTATATGAACGTGTCATAGAGATTtggttaaactatttttatttaaaaaaaaaaaaaaggaaataaaaatattacaatatttgaatatcaaatataattataatattaattaatatatataaaaaaacttttaacaaaaGGCAATTAAACATTACTGAGGTAGatgctttataattttttttaatcaatgtctacatattaaataagattatGGGTTGAAGGAGGGAAAATGAAAGAACTTACCAtgtaactaaaatatgtattagtttttttccattctttgctttaaaaaaaaaatcaaaattttcattttgtgttGCTATTGACcgatttcaatttttgatttccgaaaaaataaaatatgtatgtattgcacaaaaaatgttaattaattaattatgagacGGGGTATAAGGGGGTACAAATATAATAGAGAGGGGGAAAAGAACTTAATCTTTATCGTCATTGGCACAAAATCCTTTTGTCATCTTCAAAAGACGAGTATTCGAAATGCGTAACATCGTCATCGCTCAGTAACATGGGATCAAAGGGAGCAGGTAGTGAGGAGAGACTCTCAGACGTG includes the following:
- the AP-2mu gene encoding AP-2 complex subunit mu, whose amino-acid sequence is MIGGLFIYNHKGEVLISRVYRDDIGRNAVDAFRVHVIHARQQVRSPVTNIARTSFFHIKKSNIWLAAVTKQNVNAGMVFEFLLKMCVVMEAYFGKISEENVKNNFVLIYELLDELLDFGYPQNTDTGILKTYITQQGIKSGSKEEQAAITSQVTGQIGWRREGIKYRRNELFLDVLEYVNLLMSPQGQVLSAHVAGKVMMKSYLSGMPECKFGINDKITLETKGKDTNSSTKSTIAIDDCQFHQCVKLSKFETEHAISFIPPDGEYELMRYRTTKDISLPFRVIPIVREVARTKLEVKVVLKSNFKPSLLAQKIEVRIPTPLNTSGVHLLCMKGKAKYKASENAIVWKIKRMNGLKESQISAEIELLQTDSKKKWTRPPISMNFEVPFAPSGFKVRYLKVFEPKLNYSDHDVIKWVRYIGRSGLYETRC